The DNA segment ATGGCGGTGATGCTGATCGACCCGCTGCTGCCGAAGCGCGCCAGCCGTCGTCCGCTGGGCTGGCTGGCTTTCCTGGGGACGCTCCTGGCCGCCGCCGCCGGCGCCCATCAGGTCTATTATCCCGGCCCGGCATTCTTCGGGATGGTGCGCGTGGATTCCTTCAGCATCTTCTTCCACGTCTTGATCACGCTGCTGGCGGCGCTGGTCATCCTGGCTTCGCTCGACTACCTGGACGTGCAGGAGATCCACGGCGGCGAGTTCTACGGACTCGTCCTGCTGGGCACGGTGGGCATGGTGCTGATGTCCTCCGCGGTGGAACTGGTGCTCATCTTCATCGCGCTGGAGATTTCCTCCATCTCCACCTACGTCCTGGCCGGATTCCGGCGGCGCGTGGCGGCCAGCGCCGAAGCCTCGCTGAAGTACTTCCTGCTGGGCTCCTTTGCCACCGCCTTTTTCCTCTACGGCGTGGCGCTGATGTTCGGGGCCACCGGCACCACTAGCATCTATGCTTTGGCCGCGGCGTTGCACCCGCCGCACACGCCGCCGCTGGCCTATGTGGCCGTGGCGTTCCTGTTCGTGGGCCTGGGATTCAAGGTGGCCTCCGCGCCCTTCCACGTCTGGACTCCGGACGTCTATGAAGGCGCGCCGGCACCGGTGGTGGCGCTGATGTCCACTGCGCCCAAGGCAGCGGCCTTCGCCGTGCTGCTGCGCATTCTCTTCGCCGCCAATGCTCCGGGATGGTTCTGGCTGGTGTGGGTCTCCGCCGCGCTCACCATGACGCTGGGCAACCTGGGCGCGCTGGTCCAGACCAATATCAAGCGCATGCTGGCCTATTCCTCCATCGCCCACGCCGGATACGTTCTGGTGGCCTTCGCGGCGGCGCGCCAGGCGGGCGTTTCCGCCGCCATCTTCTACGTCGCGGCCTATGGAGCGATGAATGTGGGGGCGTTCGCGGTCATCACCTATTTCGCGCGCGCCGGCGAGCGCTACGTCACCCTGGACGACTATGCCGGACTCGGCCGCCGCTCTCCGGCGCTGGCCGCCGCGCTCTCCATCTTCTTGCTTTCGCTGATCGGGATTCCCATCACCGGAGGCTTCTTCGCCAAGTTCTACGTCTTCACCGCCGCCTTCCAATCGAACCTGGTGGGGCTGACCATCCTGGCAGTCATCAACAGCGCCATCGCCGCCTACTACTACCTGCGCGTGCTGGTGGTGATGTACATGCGCGAGCCGCGCGAGGACGCTCCCCTGTCCCCGGTCTCGACCGCCATGACCACGGCAATCGCCGTGTGCGCCTTGGCCACGCTCTGGCTGGGCATCCTGCCCGGCACGGTGCTGGACTACGCTTTCCGCGCCGCCAGCGACCTGTTGCGCTGAGCTCCTGCTCCCAAAAGAAAGCCTCCGCCACCCGAGAAGGGGTGCGGAGGCTGGGATTCGGACGGATTGGCTAAGTCTTTACCTTGGCGAAGATGATCACCAGCGTGTAGAGGGCCAGCGACTCGATCAGCGCCAAGCCCAGGATCAGCGCGAGCTGAATCCCAGGACGGGCTGCCGGATTGCGCGCCAGGCCTTCCGCCGCCGCCGCCGTGGCCTTCCCCTGGGCCATAGCGCAGCCCGCGGAGGCTATGGCCATGGCGAATCCAGCGGTAATCGCCACCCAGGCCGCGTCGGAAGGACCGCCTCTTCCGCTCATCTCTTGCGCGAACGCGGGCACGGCCACCAGCACCGTCCCCAGCGTCAGAAACACGAACGTCATTTTACGCATGTTTTCTCTCCTTGTAAGAATCGCCGCCAGGGGGTGGTTGGCGCCATCCTCGTGCAGACGCCCTCACACTCGCGGCACAACACTCATGAAGCCGGATCAATGCTCCTGAGCGACGGCTCCCGATAGATACACCGTCGTCAGCAAAACAAAAATATAAGACTGCAGGAACGACACGCCCATGTGCAACGCCAGAAATACCACCGGGATCCCGATGGGAACCAGGGAGAAGAAGACCAGGGTCACCATGTCCCCGGCGAAGATGTTGGCAAACAGGCGGATGGTGAGTGAGAGCACGCGCGCCGAGTGGCTGATGATCTCGATGGGCAGCATCAGCCAGGCCAGCCACCAGATCGGGCCGGTGAAGTGCAACGCATAGTGCAGCAGTCCCTGGCTGAAGACTCCCTGCAGGTTGTAATAGGCGAAGGCCACCACCGCGCAGCCCAGCGGCACCGAAGGGTTGGCGGTCGGCGATTCGAAACTCGGAACCATCCCCAGCAGGTTGGCAACCAGTATGAACAGGCCGAGCGTCATCAGAAACGGCGTGTAATGTTCGCTGTGGTGTCCGATGATCTCGCGGCTTTGGTTCTGGATGAACTCCTGCAACACCTCGACCACGTGCTGCCAGGCTCCCGGCCGCTGCATCGACAACCGCGATCGCAGGAACAGGAAGAACGCCACCAACAACACAAAGACCACCACCTGCATGGCAACGTAGTTGGGGATGGGGGCGCTGGGGTCGTGAGGATGGATGTGCAGCGCCTCGAGCAGCGCCGTGGTCACGCCGCCCAAGTACTTGTTCAGGATCGCGGTGAACCAGAGTTGCTCGTGCATGGGTCGGGTGCTGGGTGCCTAGCCTAGATTCCGCGCCGCAGCGCGACGTACACTTCATACGCGGCCTCGCATCCGATAGCCGCTACTGGCAAAAATAATCCCGCCAAAAGACCGTTCAAACTCACTGAAGAACTCCTGAATATAACATAGACCCCAAGAGCGATCAGGAGATAGCGAAGCAGGAAGCGCAGCACCACTCCCCGGCTGGATTCTCTGCTGCCCGATTGGGTCAAGCGATCGGCCAGCGCGCTGACCACGCGCTTCAGCCAGTAGAAATTGACGCTGGCGATGGCACAGCCAAGCATAAACCCCAGGCTCACCCGCCATCCCAGCGCGATTTCTAGGGCCAGGGCCACCACCGTCCCCACCCCCAGCATGAAACGCAGGATGCGCGCATAGGCCCCCGCGTAGAAATCCTCGGCTGCCGGCGTGGATTCGACGACACTCATGAAAGACTGGAGGAACTTCTCCTAACTGATTATTAATAAGCGAGTTACATAATCATTAGAATCACTTGTTTTCGGACGAGGTGACGGTGCGAATCAGTTCAACGAACCCCGCAGCGATGCCGACGATCAGCCCCACAAGATAGAGCCATCCCGTGTGCAGCCAACGGTCCAACGCCGCGCCGGCGAGCCAGCCTACAAGGGTGGCGGCGGGCAGCACAAAGGCCAACTGACTATAACGCGCAACCTGCTCCCACGAGTTCTTGCTCTTTCCTGGGTCCCCCGGGCCCCCCGGAGTCGCCTTGGGTTCCTCTTCGGGCATGGGCTTAGCGCAGCAGGGTAGCTGCGGCGGGAGTCTGGACGATGTGCAGCGACCAGTTCACCGCCCGTAGAAGGGGGT comes from the Terriglobales bacterium genome and includes:
- a CDS encoding NADH-quinone oxidoreductase subunit N; this encodes MTPIPSEDYIRILPEIVLTVFGMAVMLIDPLLPKRASRRPLGWLAFLGTLLAAAAGAHQVYYPGPAFFGMVRVDSFSIFFHVLITLLAALVILASLDYLDVQEIHGGEFYGLVLLGTVGMVLMSSAVELVLIFIALEISSISTYVLAGFRRRVAASAEASLKYFLLGSFATAFFLYGVALMFGATGTTSIYALAAALHPPHTPPLAYVAVAFLFVGLGFKVASAPFHVWTPDVYEGAPAPVVALMSTAPKAAAFAVLLRILFAANAPGWFWLVWVSAALTMTLGNLGALVQTNIKRMLAYSSIAHAGYVLVAFAAARQAGVSAAIFYVAAYGAMNVGAFAVITYFARAGERYVTLDDYAGLGRRSPALAAALSIFLLSLIGIPITGGFFAKFYVFTAAFQSNLVGLTILAVINSAIAAYYYLRVLVVMYMREPREDAPLSPVSTAMTTAIAVCALATLWLGILPGTVLDYAFRAASDLLR
- a CDS encoding AtpZ/AtpI family protein, giving the protein MPEEEPKATPGGPGDPGKSKNSWEQVARYSQLAFVLPAATLVGWLAGAALDRWLHTGWLYLVGLIVGIAAGFVELIRTVTSSENK
- a CDS encoding ATP synthase F0 subunit C, with amino-acid sequence MRKMTFVFLTLGTVLVAVPAFAQEMSGRGGPSDAAWVAITAGFAMAIASAGCAMAQGKATAAAAEGLARNPAARPGIQLALILGLALIESLALYTLVIIFAKVKT
- a CDS encoding ATP synthase subunit I, giving the protein MSVVESTPAAEDFYAGAYARILRFMLGVGTVVALALEIALGWRVSLGFMLGCAIASVNFYWLKRVVSALADRLTQSGSRESSRGVVLRFLLRYLLIALGVYVIFRSSSVSLNGLLAGLFLPVAAIGCEAAYEVYVALRRGI
- the atpB gene encoding F0F1 ATP synthase subunit A, with protein sequence MHEQLWFTAILNKYLGGVTTALLEALHIHPHDPSAPIPNYVAMQVVVFVLLVAFFLFLRSRLSMQRPGAWQHVVEVLQEFIQNQSREIIGHHSEHYTPFLMTLGLFILVANLLGMVPSFESPTANPSVPLGCAVVAFAYYNLQGVFSQGLLHYALHFTGPIWWLAWLMLPIEIISHSARVLSLTIRLFANIFAGDMVTLVFFSLVPIGIPVVFLALHMGVSFLQSYIFVLLTTVYLSGAVAQEH